A section of the Acanthopagrus latus isolate v.2019 chromosome 20, fAcaLat1.1, whole genome shotgun sequence genome encodes:
- the LOC119009286 gene encoding chromobox protein homolog 2-like, whose product MEGVTVGQVFDAECILSKRPRKGKFEYLVKWRGWSSKHNSWEPEENILDPRLLAAFHKREQERELLFQKKGKRPRGRPRKIQPPAPAATKDSRSSSSSSSGLSSSPSSSSSEDEEHSKKAKPGPRVHPVPQKRPQMVLAKPDPPRKKKRGRKPLHPDLRALRQAKSRPPPPSPPPPPPPRHHQVLRQPREEPRPGVKKPLQPASFTYTGLSRSCRDEAASASQNSTSSFSQTAASKSGSLSCIWTSRPMSPSSGSSSYNKTGPSSQSKHSVSELKRSTSESGSSRGDGFKVSPLKHGGGSGSLGLQGGFGGSQTVQRSPLGLRRQEGVGGQAGLGQHKQQNLSKPSSSPTPRERANQALSLRALNLQSVSKPPGGSNTSSAGVGASRSSLRSGGSIVVKGIMKDTRTSAGGQRPGGAAGGAAEHGRFREDRKEMLSGGRHEERKHGLNSQSRSLNELSTGDSDESSSSESERGAALYPNNSRPSLGNDATESDTETDWRPARSLLEHVFVTDVTANFITVTVKESPTSVGFFNSPNH is encoded by the exons GCACAACAGCTGGGAGCCGGAGGAGAACATCTTGGACCCACGGCTGCTGGCAGCGTTTCacaagag agagcaggagagggagctTCTGTTccagaagaaaggaaagaggcCGCGAGGACGACCACGAAAGATTCAG ccgcctgctcctgctgctacAAAAGACAGCcgctcctcgtcctcctcttcctctggccTCTCATcatccccctcttcctcctcctcagaggatgaagaaCACTCAAAGAAAGCAAAGCCCGGCCCCCGGGTCCACCCCGTCCCCCAGAAGAGGCCTCAGATGGTGCTGGCAAAACCAGATCCTCCACGCAAGAAGAAGCGTGGGAGGAAGCCGCTCCACCCTGACCTGAGGGCTTTAAGACAGGCGAAGAGCAgacctcctccaccttctcctcctcctcctccacctcctcgccATCACCAGGTGCTCAGACAGCCCAGGGAGGAGCCTCGACCCGGGGTGAAGAAGCCTCTGCAGCCGGCCAGCTTCACCTACACAGGGCTGAGccggagctgcagagatgaagCTGCCTCCGCCTCCCAGAACTCCACCAGCTCCTTCTCCCAGACAGCTGCCTCCAAGTCCGGATCGCTCAGCTGCATCTGGACCAGTCGCCCCATGTCTCCATCCTCCGGCTCCTCCTCCTACAACAAAACTGGTCCGTCCTCTCAGAGTAAGCACTCTGTGTCCGAGCTGAAGCGCTCCACCTCAgagagcggcagcagcagaggagacggCTTCAAGGTGTCTCCTCTGAAACATGGCGGAGGTTCGGGGTCGCTGGGTCTGCAGGGCGGCTTCGGGGGAAGTCAGACTGTCCAGCGCTCCCCACTGGGCCTGAGGAGACAGGAGGGTGTCGGAGGTCAGGCCGGGTTGGGTCAACACAAGCAGCAGAACCTGTCCAAGCCGTCGTCCTCACCGACGCCTCGAGAACGAGCCAATCAGGCTCTCAGCCTTCGAGCGCTCAACCTGCAGAGCGTCAGCAAGCCACCAGGCGGCAGCAACACGAGCAGTGCTGGAGTGGGAGCATCCAGGTCGAGCCTAAGGAGCGGCGGCAGCATCGTGGTTAAAGGAATCATGAAGGACACCCGAACATCAGCAGGGGGCCAGCGCCCCGGCGGGGCGGCAGGAGGCGCTGCAGAGCATGGGAGGttcagagaggacaggaaggagaTGTTGTCTGGCGGGAGGCACGAGGAGAGGAAACACGGGCTCAACTCTCAGAGCCGGAGTCTGAACGAGCTCAGCACCGGTGACTCTGACGAGAGTAGCAGCAGCGAATCAGAACGTGGCGCCGCCCTGTACCCAAACAACAGCAGGCCCAGCCTCGGCAACGACGCCACAGAGTCTGACACGGAAACGGACTGGCGGCCGGCCCGGAGCCTCCTGGAGCACGTGTTCGTCACCGACGTCACTGCCAACTTCATCACGGTGACGGTGAAGGAGTCGCCAACCAGCGTGGGATTCTTCAACTCGCCGAATCACTGA